One window of Phycodurus eques isolate BA_2022a chromosome 17, UOR_Pequ_1.1, whole genome shotgun sequence genomic DNA carries:
- the LOC133416396 gene encoding arf-GAP with Rho-GAP domain, ANK repeat and PH domain-containing protein 1, which yields MAPPPPVPKPRARYVRDSLSSASSADGRHQRASNGTRLSTDDDAPVDAPRMVASDSASGPPSIHSVASAIANHIASLAGAASSIASPAAAPTPSSCGPPPARLGAGVSSLSNMPSLAGMLSTVANWPSQSGKGVPSLTPADVVVVDSPAPAEGNVGLAGPEEEEDALYITVLESWDDDADSDSSNEEELYQNWPASSAANGPMRGDHVENLLNSTNRSASVTPPRPVPPPPLHVGQTAKSRNPSKQKSPSLATIRVSRKKGHGPPAGPQSAVARASWLDVWKGFRHNVFWATLDGQLMSLWKKRTDQFSEVLFHVSSITNVKKLDRGRFSVYFKKKHYDFMAHSDDVQDGWVQSLLASWGQPSPAAPDLHGPITVKDPKSRFYAAVWGHDFWIYQNKDGFQLGVACYSIPLNLVTVRTTGRHSFTLSTPFRTVNLSVDSSKDLSVWLEGLSSSISGALSCSQVATRLWKNPSNRHCTDCGAADPEWAAVNLLLVICHSCAGQHRALSSTLSKVRSLKMDNKVWTEPLIQLFVAHGNRLANQVWGPLVPSSEQIGPEASDESRSKFIQDKYSKGCYRRVHALASSAELMQQRLREVVCGGDVEETFSLICSGAKVCQTEPQSPSAIQLAERSGQALQAELLRLNEYTEILPYLPKSGYRRAESTPSGEEDEELHGKLEEDRFLFSLENNSAACDVLDLREVLSLFRNDGTTFQFELITLDNRLICVAESEDELLIHLVHILKVILPSGVSYAEVCGAVGVGKVCVLEDSGTSDNSEAWLLLWDGGVSVHRARRGSKQTLKMELRALSHHEMDPFEDIITLVLGHRRVSLHFDEHGSCGRWYRLLHDVLAEHNAAESPVMSTQALYPPSDLNETDRVPLAVQRCIRHIKNHGLKVEGVYRRCGLASKVSQLVEALVKSPGAAHLESDEQGVLDAAAALKQYIRQQEAQLFPESDRKDWMRAAVI from the exons ATGGCCCCGCCCCCGCCCGTCCCCAAGCCCAGAGCTCGTTACGTCAGGGACAGCCTAAGCTCCGCCTCCTCGGCAGACGGCAG ACATCAGCGTGCCTCCAACGGAACCCGATTGAGCACAG ATGACGACGCGCCCGTTGACGCTCCACGTATGGTCGCTTCCGACTCCGCCTCCGGCCCGCCCTCCATTCACAGCGTGGCTAGCGCCATCGCCAACCACATCGCTAGCTTAGCAGGGGCCGCTAGCAGCATCGCTAGCCCCGCTGCCGCTCCCACGCCGAGCTCCTGCGGCCCGCCGCCTGCTCGCTTGGGCGCCGGCGTTAGCTCATTATCGAACATGCCCAGTTTAGCGGGTATGCTTAGCACGGTGGCTAATTGGCCATCGCAATCCGGCAAAGGCGTCCCTTCTTTGACACCGGCTG atgttgttgttgtggacTCACCAGCGCCAGCAGAGGGCAATGTTGGACTCGCAGGACCAG aagaagaggaagacgctCTCTACATCACCGTGTTGGAAAGTTGGGACGACGACGCGGATTCCGACTCGTCCAATGAGGAGGAACTTTATCAAAACTGGCCGGCCTCGTCCGCGGCTAATGGACCAATGAGAGGAGACCACGTAGAAAACCTGCTCAACAGCACCAA TCGTTCCGCGAGCGTGACGCCCCCTCGGCCAGTCCCGCCTCCTCCTTTACACGTTGGCCAAACGGCAAAGAGCAGGAATCCTTCCAAACAAAAGAGTCCCAG CTTGGCAACCATCCGAGTGTCGAGGAAGAAAGGACACGGCCCGCCCGCTGGTCCACAAAGTGCGGTTGCCCGAGCGAGCTGGTTGGACGTTTGGAAGGGCTTCAG ACACAATGTCTTTTGGGCAACGCTGGACGGACAGTTGATGTCTCTGTGGAAAAAACGAAca GACCAGTTCAGCGAGGTTCTCTTCCACGTGTCCAGCATCACAAACGTGAAGAAACTCGACAGAGGAAGATTCTCCGTCTACTTCAAGAAGAAACATTACGACTTCATGGCTCACAGCGACG ACGTTCAGGACGGTTGGGTCCAGTCTCTGCTGGCGTCTTGGGGTCAGCCCAGTCCCGCCGCCCCGGACCTTCACGGACCCATCACGGTCAAGGACCCCAAGAGCCGCTTCTATGCCGCCGTGTGGGGCCACGACTTCTGGATTTACCAGAACAAAGACGGCTTCCAGCTGGGCGTGGCCTGTTACAGCATTCCCCTCAACCTGGTCACAGTCCGGACCACCGGGAGACACTCCTTTACCCTTAGCACGCCGTTCAGGACCGTCAA CCTGTCTGTTGATTCGTCGAAGGATCTGTCCGTCTGGCTGGAGGGTCTGTCGTCATCTATCAGCGGCGCTCTGTCCTGCAGCCAGGTGGCGACGCGCCTGTGGAAGAACCCGTCCAACCGGCACTGCACCGACTGCGGCGCCGCCGACCCCGAGTGGGCGGCGGTCAACCTGCTGCTCGTCATCTGTCACAGCTGCGCAG GGCAACACCGAGCTCTGAGCAGCACCCTGTCCAAGGTCCGCAGTCTGAAGATGGACAACAAGGTGTGGACTGAACCACTCATACAG CTGTTTGTTGCCCATGGTAACCGTCTGGCCAATCAGGTATGGGGCCCCCTGGTGCCCTCTTCAGAGCAGATCGGTCCAGAGGCCTCCGATGAGAGCAGGTCAAAGTTCATCCAGGATAAATACAGCAAGGGGTGCTACCGACGAGTACACGCCCTCGCGTCGTCTGCCGAGCTGATGCAGCAG AGGCTGCGAGAGGTTGTTTGTGGCGGCGACGTAGAAGAAACTTTCTCACTCATCTGTTCGGGGGCAAAG GTGTGTCAAACAGAACCTCAGAGCCCCTCCGCTATCCAGCTGGCTGAGAGATCAGGGCAAGCTCTGCAGGCCGAGCTACTCAGACTCAATGAGTACACAG agatTCTCCCTTACCTGCCAAAATCAGGATATAGGAGAGCTGAGTCCACCCCCTcag GAGAGGAAGACGAGGAGCTACACGGAAAACTGGAAGAAGATCGCTTCCTCTTCTCTTTGGAAAACAACTCAGCGGCTTGCGACGTCCTCGACTTGCGTGAGGTTTTGTCACTTTTCCGAAATGACGG GACGACTTTTCAGTTTGAGTTGATCACTTTGGACAATCGACTCATTTGTGTGGCCGAGAGCGAGGACGAACTCCTCATCCACCTGGTCCATATCCTCAAG GTGATTCTTCCGAGCGGTGTGTCCTACGCGGAGGTGTGCGGCGCAGTGGGGGTCGGTAAAGTGTGCGTGTTGGAAGACAGCGGAACCTCGGACAACTCCGAAGCCTGGTTGTTGCTGTGGGACGGCGGCGTGAGCGTCCACCGCGCTCGCAGAGGCTCCAAGCAGACGCTAAAAATGGAACTGCGTGCGCTCAGTCACCACG AGATGGATCCGTTTGAAGACATCATTACCCTGGTATTAGGACACAG GCGTGTTTCACTGCACTTTGACGAGCACGGCAGCTGCGGCAGATGGTACCGCCTCCTGCACGACGTTCTGGCCGAACACAACGCTGCGGAATCTCCCGTAATGTCCACTCAGGCTCTGTACCCGCCGAGTGACCTCAACGAGACGGACCGGGTGCCGCTTGCCGTCCAACGATGCATCCGACACATCAAAAACCACG GTCTAAAGGTGGAAGGCGTGTACCGGCGCTGCGGCCTAGCCTCCAAAGTGTCCCAGCTGGTGGAGGCCCTGGTGAAATCCCCGGGTGCCGCCCACCTGGAGTCGGACGAACAGGGTGTGCtggacgccgccgccgccctcaAGCAGTACATACGGCAGCAGGAAGCGCAACTCTTCCCCGAGAGCGACCGCAAGGACTGGATGCGCGCTGCGG TGATT
- the ttc1 gene encoding tetratricopeptide repeat protein 1, which translates to MSRPADEQDTGDREDFFDCRETLELPERGDEDRRRVKTDAKHEPADPLEDAPVGEVEDGDQPEEEEEKLSQEEQESRRLRSLALKEEGNCHFKNGDWSVAEQSYTQALRLCPRAFGQERAVLFSNRAAARLHLERKDDGIADCSRALELNPDYVKALLRRAELYEQTEQLEKALDDYQKALERDPDQTGARQACVRLPQQIHEKNEKLKEEMLGKLKELGNMVLRPFGMSTSNFQVNRDADTGSYSINFVNKPNNT; encoded by the exons ATGAGCCGGCCAGCGGACGAGCAGGACACTGGTGACCGGGAGGACTTTTTTGACTGTCGCGAGACTTTGGAGCTTCCCGAGCGAGGAGACGAGGACAGACGGCGCGTGAAGACGGACGCGAAACACGAGCCGGCGGACCCGCTTGAGGACGCGCCCGTCGGAGAAGTGGAGGACGGCGACCAGccggaggaagaggaagagaaattgtcgcaggaggagcaggag AGCCGACGACTGCGCAGTCTCGCCTTGAAGGAGGAAGGCAATTGTCACTTTAAAAATGGAG ATTGGTCTGTGGCGGAGCAAAGCTACACGCAAGCGCTGCGTTTGTGCCCGCGCGCTTTCGGCCAAGAGCGAGCCGTGTTGTTCTCCAACAGAGCGGCCGCCAGACTGCACTTG GAGCGCAAGGACGACGGGATAGCGGACTGCTCCAGAG CGTTGGAGCTGAATCCCGACTACGTGAAGGCGTTGCTGAGGAGGGCGGAGCTCTACGAGCAGACGGAACAGCTGGAAAAGGCGCTGGACGACTACCAGAAGGCCCTGGAGCGAGACCCCGACCAGACGGGAGCCAGGCAGGCCTGCGTG AGGTTACCTCAGCAAATCCACGAGAAGAACGAGAAGCTGAAGGAGGAAATGTTAG GTAAACTGAAGGAGCTGGGCAACATGGTCCTGAGACCGTTCGGCATGTCCACCAGCAACTTCCAGGTCAACCGGGACGCCGACACGGGCTCCTACTCCATCAACTTTGTCAACAAGCCCAACAACACGTGA